The sequence cggcggccaccgtatATAGAGATCtcaacaataaacaaacaatttattttcattgatcTTTTTGACACAGGGAATACCTTTTCTTCGAACTGCAGATCCTTAGTTATCACCTTCTTCATGGCCAAGCGCAGCAAACGTTGTATTTCTATTACATCGTATTCACTTTCGAAATGTTGAAATTGAGCCAAACAATGGCTTATAAACTGTATCAATAGTCCAAGATTATCTTGGACATGTAATTCGTAGGCATTTGTTGTGGCAGCGTACACAACTTTTTCAAACAACACGTAGATATCCTCAACGTCCCCGATATTATTGGAAGCCCGGAAAAATGAGCGAAAATGCGAATCAATAAACTGAAGCACATGTGGTACGAGTTTAGGATTCAGCTCTACCGCGCGTTGTAAATCTAATACAGAAAAAATGATATAATTACATATGACTTTATTTTTCACATACTTTCATAGAGCACTCGTTTCGTCGTTAAACTATTAGTGAAACAACTACGCAGAATTCCAATTATTTCCAGAGTTAGCATATCAAAATGACGATGTGAATTATGACGATTACCCAGAGTCGCCTGTGACATCAATGAGAATCCTGAAATGCTATGTTGTGTGCAGAAACTGGAAGCTGTTGATTGAGATCGCAGAGAATTGCTGTTGTTCAATTGCTTGAGTATCATACAAAAACCATACACAGCCACTGCTCGAATGCGCTGATCGctgcaaaataatatatatatatatatattacatcaGTATCtatttacaaaaagaaaattgtgttttcttaACCACCTTGACTTAATTACTTTACTCAGCACTTCAATTAATGCGTCGCGTACAGGTGCCGAGAGTTTAAGAATTGGTAAAATAAAAGACATCATGCGCATTGATTGTTCACCTGGTATCTGTTTAGAAATATATTATGAAACAATACTACAAAGGTTCTGGATATTCATACccacaaaaataaatccattacaTATTTGATCGTCTTTATACACTCGGAGACAGTAAATGTGTCTGCGACACTCAGCATCATTAAACATTCTATATCAGATTAATATCATCTTCATTTTAGGAACTATTAAAGCCTTATGATTTTGCTATAATTACCACCAAATTGAAACTGATCTTGTTCTACAACCATCCATTCAGCTAACTTTTGTACAATTCCCTGCCCGAACACGAAACGTTTGCGTATAAATTTCGTGAGAAAGCTCATAGCCAATGAGTTCAATGGTGCATTGCCCTTTGCTTTTAGCAAAGTAAATGCCAAGCTAACTAGACCTGGTGTTATAACATCTTGTCCCTGCTTATTTTGATCTATAAGTACGGTAAAAACATAATCCAGTTCAACTTGTTTGCGTTGCAACGTGTCTCGACACCATACGGAATAGTCTGCTATCGTTTGTTCATGCTCATTGCTATGTATGACACCGCGTAAAAAATGCAGAAGCACAGATGTGGTTAGACGCTGTGACTCTGGTTCACGGTTTGCGGATGTCATGGATATTATGGCGCTTAGCAGAAAAGGAGTTAGTATAATATCGGGCATCGAgttaaaattctgtaaattaaattttattcatataaatttccattaatctttcataaatatatatatccaACATATTTTATTCACAAAGAGTAATAGTGAAAACGGAAGTAATTAAATTAGAAAACTCCAAATCATTGAACTAAACATAAGATAAGAGACTTACTCGTAGAGTAGCGCACATTTGTATTTCGCTTATTTTATACTGTGTGCAATAATTCAGATGATGCAAAATCGTCTCCTCTGCCTCTCGCAACTCTTTATCGGAATAGTAATCTAattgataataataaaagtatagtAAATGTAAATTGTACGAAAATTTTAGTAGGACAAACCAATGCTGTCGAAGTCCGTTGAATTACTTTGCATATCAGCAAACAATTTCTTATAATAAAAACGATGGAAATACTTTTCGAAAGCGAGTACTAATATCATAATCTCAGTGCAAGTCGAACACATCGAGAATAACTGAAATGCTAAAGCGGGCAATTCAGCAGGCGCTAAAGTTTGTAGCACTCCACCAAATTTGTTAAGCACAATAGTCTTTTCAGCAGTTTTCAATCCTAGTTCCCTATATCCTTTCATGTACAATAATTAACATATGTTGCATATTTATTTGCCTTACTTGAACATATCTGCAATCGGTGTTACAATTTCCAATGGCCAACGCATAGTTGTCAAACTACGTATTATGTTATCACGAAATTCTTGCCCTCTCATTGTGATCCCATTCAGTAATATCTGCGGCTGATGTGCCAGTACACTCAGTACATCTGGTAGTAAATTTTTCcaactacatacataataaccgaaaatgcacatacatacaaatataattaattgtCCAAATATGAAAGATACATGCTTTACCAAATATATTTACGATCGCCCATGCGTATACCATCGATGCATATTTCCAGTATTTCAATTAGCTGTTTCGGTGGAAATGTGGATAGGTGATGACACAAACGTATTATTAAGTCGTAAGTCTGTTTGTAGCATAATTCTACTTCCTGCAGGCCATCGAGCATACATTTGACGCAGGCAAAACGTTTTTCAACCATATCTCTGTTATATCCAAAGCTAAGCCCCTCGAATAGATAACTCCAAAAGGATACGCAATCATTTCGACCCAACTTTGTCTTCAAAATAGCAACTAACTGTATATAGGATACCATCGCAaatgcaaaatgtaaaaaacgttttcaaatatttttccttaatTCACTTACCGTTGTTGTGCTAGTTTTCTCAATTAAAGTCTGCAAttgcaatatatttttcttttcgccATATTCACCAATTAACAATTCCACAGACTTTCCATTTGATTCTAAACGCGGAATATTAGATGATTTATCAACTTTTTCAATAGCGGacatttctacaaaaatttGGAGTAAACAAAATAGCAGGCCAAAATAGGCCGCGCGCCAAAATAGCTTAATATTTTAGAAAGGTTCACAATTAGTAACGATTTAGAACCACATCCGTCTCCAAAGATGATAGATACAAGGTTGCGTCTTCCAAACACGCTGTCGTCAGAGgccatgaataaaaaaaaaagaatgataATTAGTTGTTTctaaagaggaagagtatgcgAAAGCAATGTAGataaccaaatacaaaaaattatacacacacgcacattcttgccacggcgtctttcgtacaaaaacgcaaaaaaacttCTTTTGGAGGCATTGtgttaatttgtgctttcataTTTTAAGACGTggtacttcgttttcattaatttgtttagtttaaaccTCACAATTTACTATAttaccaaggtggatttattaaggtgacagcattcacccagctgaatttttcgccgtaggtatggcttacgtcaaaattatatgctttgtttgcatgtattggtatgtttacatttgattactgattttgacgtgatgcttggaccaaacgcaacaacaaatacatgtagggttctacttatatgtgtttgctgtcacctgtaataaattcgccttgtatattaccaagccattttcccaaacatgtaatttctccactagttgtttgttttgtattggtaagggaaaaataaagtaactgttttggaaAGACGCCACCTATAGTACTCAATTCGCTTTGGATAGGAATAATGTAGATATACAAATGATTTATTCCTATTCATATTTTTGCACTACCTTAAAGGTGGCATCACCAAATAAATTCTACTGTGACTTGAAGAAGCGGTAATATTAAGAAGAGGAATTCTTTTTCGCTGTCATTGgtaaatgaaagcaaaaattttgCTGGTCATCTGCAATTTGTTTTAGTGAATTAAGcgactattattttttactttattaaaaatggCTTTAGCTGAAATAACAGGCATTGCTAATGCTCcatatatgaaaataaacaatagtTCGATGGGGTTTCTAGAGCAAACTTACAATCTGAAGAATCCATATTGCCTCTTAGCACCACCATCGAATGGAGTAAGTATTCTAGATTTGACAttcgtaaatatataaaaactgtTAACTATTTTCTTCTTAGCCTGTCGATATAAAAACTATGAATACTGCAGGTGAAAAAACTGGTATTAAGATTGATTACGACCACGGAACTACTACTTTAGGATTCAAATATAAAGGTGGTGTCATATTAGCAGTAGATTCTCGCGCAACTGGAGGCCAATTTATAGGTTCAcaagaaatgaagaaaattgtagAAATCAACAAATACTTATTAGGCACATTAGCTGGTGGTGCTGCTGATTGTGTTTACTGGGACCGCGTACTTGCGAAGGAATGCCGTTTGCATGAGCTGCGAAATAAGAAACACATATCTGTAGCCGCTGCTAGCAAAATCATGGCGAACATTGCCCACGAATACAAGGGCATGGGCTTGAGTATGGGTATGATGTTGGCAGGGTATGATGATAAAGGTGCAGGTCTATATTATGTGGATTCGGAAGGATCACGTTCCCCAGGGAATGTATTTTCCGTTGGAAGTGGTTCGATATATGCATATGGTGTTCTTGATTCCGGTTACAAGTTCGACCTAGAAGATCTGGATGCATATGAATTAGGGCGCCGCGCTATTTATCATGCTACATTCAGGGACGCATATTCTGGAGGCATTGTTCGGGTTTACCACTTGAAGGAAGATGGGTGGATCAAAATATCCGAAGATGATTGCAAAGATCTACATTATAAATACGCCGAGGAGAAAATTCAATAACTTGTACATACCACAGAACTACCTTTGTGAAGATACAACataaagaaatacattatgtagttgctacaaaaatttatttcttgattAAAAAAGAAGTTGTctttaaagtcggtttactgacgatagtttaacgtgacaacgtcataagaaaatactgatgtaatggttgcaattttcaaaacaaaattttaattttatttgtatgatagatattttgtatggatatagagaaggtgGTAAATGGAAtggcaatggaataggtcaagttacatttacacaaacgtgaaaaatgacgaaacatatatcaaatttatgaaagatatgttcaatttcgattgtgcatcagacgttaataagtcaacaacactaagaagcaccatcatcgattttcCTTATTCAAGACACAtcacactcgaaacaccccctttcatttcctacttttcccctaatctcctattctcaacagagaaatggttcattaccatgcacacaggaagaaggcatatttttttttttttttttttttttttttttttttggaggtggcaaaaagcattgaaagccgaaaagtgtgagacttgtctttcgactcacccactaaaaaccccaccccagctccgtttccctcccgcgggacgaccgttaggtaatacttcacggaagggggagcggcctattgcctcttcgtgaaaatctgcgctgatgTTCAGCACTTCGCAGTTTGGTATTTAGTTATCGTTAAGTATTAATTCTGGGAGgtgagcggcctattgcctctacttgaaaatctgcgctgctgttcagcgtgacgcaatttggtgattcctaataccgttaagtattactaggtactacttcacgggagggggtgtggcctattgcctctacgtaacaatctgcgctgttgttcattgCGACGCAGCTGGGTAATTACTATCCTTGCCATgttactgacagcggaccaatgttcttctgagtcaagcatgatatctactaggttgctaaccattattggcttccccaccctatcactcaattctactctttccagctcgaaacgagggcagacaaagaaaacatgttctgcatcttcaactagactgtcgcaaaaggtgcagtacgggtcatcttcgtgcttaaatctatgcagataagccttaaagcatccatgcccactaagtacttgggtcaggtagaaatctatctgaccatgctttcgatttatccatcttgtgatatttgggatcaatcgatatgtccatcgtccgttcatggagttcctccattcctcctgccaagtacggatgcttcgctcccgttcagtccttcggttagtcagctgtgccggatccgctcgatgtttttttatttcggcgaattctagtgcagtcagcttaactggtagcatacccgcgaggactaatacagcatcttccgatactgtgcggaatgcacagcacaccctgagggcacataaccggtataccgatttaatgcctttcatgtatgtgctgcagttagttgcttcgacccaggctggtaccgcatatagCAAGATAGATGATACCACACTGCTAAGCAACTTCCTAGAAGCCTGCCTAGGTCCTCTCGTATTCATCATAATACGTGTCAATGCGGTTACAGCCTTCGCTGCTTTATCGCTGGCGTATGTTAGATGCTGTTTAAAGCTTAACCTGTGGTCAATCATTACTCCGAGATATTTGATGTACAGCTTAGATTCTAGTGAGTGGTCACCTACTCTGAGATTTGCTGTTTCTACTATTTTCCTGCTACTTATGAGAACTGCCTCTGTTTTATGGTTTGCAAGGCTTAAACCACTAGTGCGCAGCCAATCTTTTGTGATTTCGACCGCTTGGttgcaaatcgcttcggcctggTTTAGGAATTTAGCAACGACTACGATTGCAATGTCATCAGCAAATCCTATGATTTGGGATCCTGGAGGTAGTTGGAGACGCAAAACTCCATCGTACATTACATTCCAGAGGAGTGGGCCCAACACTGACCCCTGTGGTACTCCTCCGGTTACTCTGTACCTTTTCATTCCTTCGTCGGTTTTGTATTGCAGCACCCTGTTAGTGAAGTAGCTTgcaacaattttccgaatataggctgggactcggaaattctccagcgcatttaggattttgccccagtttgctgtattaaatgcattttttacatctAACGTTGTGACTAGGCAATACTCTTTATCTCCGTAGAGCCAGCGAGAACCTTCAATCGCTTTGTGAGCAATGCGCTTAACCGCTATAACAGCATCTGTGGTAGAGCGTGTTTTACGGAAGCCATATTGGTGCGGCGATAACCCTCCGGCACTATCGATGGAAGATTCCAGGCGATTTACAATTAGCTTCTCTAGTATTTTCCCTGCCGTGTCCAGTAAGCATAGTGGGCGGTATCCTGAGGGGTCTTCCGCCGGCTTAGTCCCTTTTGGTATTAGCACTAGCTTTTGCAGTTTCCACTCTTTCGGGAATGTGCATTCTTCTAAGCAGGAGTTGTAAACATCCACAAAGATTTCTGGATGCTTTTGGATTGCGAACTTAAGAGCTTCATTCGGGATCGCATCGGGCCCGGGTGCCTTATTGCCTTTGATCTGTttgcaaatgtgcaaaatttcgtCAGCGTTGGCCAGGCATCGATTTCCAtcgtcctccatacagctggccGCGTTGGCTGCGATGCCTTGCTGTTGGGGGAACAATGTTTTGACCACGTTGCGCAGAATAACCGGGCACGTAGTGGGCAGCGGTTTgaaggcttttgtttttttcatcaccagctgGTATGCAAATCCCCATGGATTGCTGTCAGCATCCTCGCATAATTTTTGGAAGCACTGGCGTTTGCTGCTCTTAATTGCGTTTTTTAGCGTTTtccgtttttgtttaaataagagTCTGTTCCTTTCAAAGCTGGCCATTCCTCTTGACCGCTGATATGTTCTTCTTGCTCTATTGCATTCTTCGCGTGCTGCAGAGATTTCTTCCGTCCACCAGTAAACGGGCTCTCTGTGGTTTTTATTAGGCCTTGTTTTACTCATAGCTGCATCACATGCTTTAGTGAGTTGCCTCATGACTTGGTTAGTTTTTTCAGCCGCATTTCCAGTAGATGtaaaatttgccatcattatctcGAACACTTCCGGGTCGAAAGTTCCGACCCGGTATCTGACCTCGTGCGAGTTAGATGACTTCGGCTTATCATGTTTGCCTATAGCGCAGAGTATTGCGAAGTGATCACTACCAGTGTAATACTGGCTAAGGGACCATCTCGTACTACTCACGAGGCTAGAGCTAACAAATGTCAGGTCGATTATTGACCCTTTCCCTGCTCTTTGGAATGTTTGCTGGTTCCCGGTATTCATAAGCGCTATGTCAAGCATAGCGAACGCTTCTAAAAGGGCTTTACCTCTAGGGGTGGTTCGAGGGCATCCCCAGTTCACTGCCCAGGCGTTAAAGTCGCCAGCTACAATGACCGGACTATGATCTTTAATGTCGTGTGCAAGTTCTTCCAGTGCGTGTATGGCTTCCGCTAGGGTTAAGCTAGGTGGAAGATAGCAGCTGTAAACAAACAGCTTACCAACACGGGCTCGTACATATCCACGTGTTGCGTTTATACTCGTCATTCGTGACCTAGTAATTCCGCAATTCCATATAGCCGATTTGCCTGTTGTGTCGGATACCCAATCATTCCCATTCCCGTATTTATAGGGTTCGCTGAGTATtgcaatatctattttgtgctcTCGCACAGACTGTTCGAGCAGGCTTTGAGCCTTCTCGCAGTGATTTAAATTCAGTTGGAGAAACTTCATTTATGTCGCATTTCTTTGAGTGCTCTTTGATATAAAGGGCACTTGTTGCTAGTCATCGCGTGTGCGGTGTcgcttatttgtttctttttgcaaattaaGCAACTTGCTGTTTGCGTACAACTCTTCGCCTGGTGATCTTTACTGCCGCAT is a genomic window of Anastrepha ludens isolate Willacy chromosome 6, idAnaLude1.1, whole genome shotgun sequence containing:
- the LOC128866019 gene encoding proteasome subunit beta type-5-like; protein product: MALAEITGIANAPYMKINNSSMGFLEQTYNLKNPYCLLAPPSNGPVDIKTMNTAGEKTGIKIDYDHGTTTLGFKYKGGVILAVDSRATGGQFIGSQEMKKIVEINKYLLGTLAGGAADCVYWDRVLAKECRLHELRNKKHISVAAASKIMANIAHEYKGMGLSMGMMLAGYDDKGAGLYYVDSEGSRSPGNVFSVGSGSIYAYGVLDSGYKFDLEDLDAYELGRRAIYHATFRDAYSGGIVRVYHLKEDGWIKISEDDCKDLHYKYAEEKIQ